The following coding sequences lie in one Nonomuraea muscovyensis genomic window:
- the pseI gene encoding pseudaminic acid synthase has translation MIMIADRAIGAGHPPFVIAEMSGNHDGRLQRALAIVDAAADAGAHAIKLQTYRPDTITVNADGPAFRLGDGHELWGGERLYDLYERAHTPWEWHEPIFARARQRGLVAFSSPFDPTAVELLEKLDVPAYKIASSEIVDLPLIRVAAATGKPLILSTGMASAGEIDAAVRAAREAGCAQLAVLACTASYPASPAESNLRALPLLAGLTGAVVGLSDHTPGLGAALAAVALGACLIEKHVTLDRRGGGVDAAFSLEPAELAALVVESGRAWEALGRPELGPRPSEREGLRFRRSLYVVKDVRAGERVTDRNVRSIRPAGGLPPVALAEVMGRRFTRDVPLGTPLSWDLV, from the coding sequence ATGATCATGATCGCGGACCGCGCCATCGGGGCCGGTCATCCGCCGTTCGTCATCGCCGAGATGTCGGGCAACCACGACGGCAGGCTCCAACGGGCCCTGGCGATCGTCGACGCGGCGGCCGACGCCGGGGCCCACGCGATCAAGCTGCAGACCTACCGGCCCGACACGATCACGGTCAACGCCGACGGACCGGCGTTCCGGCTCGGTGACGGGCACGAGCTGTGGGGCGGCGAGCGCCTCTACGACCTCTACGAGCGGGCCCACACGCCGTGGGAGTGGCACGAGCCGATCTTCGCCAGAGCCCGGCAGCGGGGGCTGGTGGCGTTCTCGTCGCCGTTCGACCCGACCGCCGTCGAGCTGCTGGAGAAGCTGGACGTCCCGGCGTACAAGATCGCTTCGTCGGAGATCGTGGACCTGCCGCTCATCCGGGTCGCCGCCGCCACCGGCAAGCCGTTGATCCTCTCCACGGGCATGGCGTCGGCCGGCGAGATCGACGCCGCCGTGCGCGCCGCCCGCGAGGCCGGTTGCGCCCAGCTCGCGGTGCTGGCCTGCACCGCCAGCTATCCCGCCTCGCCCGCCGAGAGCAACCTGCGCGCGCTGCCGCTGCTGGCCGGGCTGACCGGGGCCGTCGTCGGCCTCTCCGACCACACGCCGGGGCTCGGCGCCGCGCTGGCGGCCGTGGCCCTCGGCGCCTGCCTGATCGAGAAGCACGTCACGCTCGACCGGCGGGGCGGCGGGGTGGACGCGGCCTTCTCCCTGGAGCCCGCCGAGCTGGCGGCCCTGGTCGTGGAGAGCGGGCGCGCCTGGGAGGCGCTGGGGCGGCCGGAGCTCGGGCCGCGGCCGTCCGAGCGCGAGGGGCTGCGGTTCCGGCGGTCGCTGTACGTGGTCAAGGACGTGCGCGCGGGCGAGCGGGTGACCGACCGCAACGTCCGCTCCATCCGGCCCGCCGGCGGGCTGCCCCCCGTGGCGCTGGCCGAGGTGATGGGCCGGCGCTTCACCCGCGACGTGCCGCTCGGCACCCCGCTGAGCTGGGACCTCGTCTAG
- a CDS encoding PseG/SpsG family protein, translating into MTRRIGVRCDAGGACGVGHLVRCVALAEELRGRRVEVCFLGDLAGSAWARAQLLERRLPLIPAPERPAHLAGLVRDLGLDAVVLDSYELPAGTGAAVRGSAAVLAIVDGDPLGQDADLYLDQNLGAELRPVPPLTRRLAGSRYVLLRDSVRRLRRRGGVRRAVPRVLCFFGGTDSAGVAPAWARALADTGLPFQATVVSPKPFAAEGAFTVIPPTDRLPALMAEADLVVTAAGSAVWELLYLGVPTALTWVAANQLIGYEALVGRGIAAGAGPVADTAATKVLAHLLADPEAREEYGRRGGGLVDGKGRERVADTLLALIG; encoded by the coding sequence ATGACGCGGCGCATCGGCGTCCGCTGTGACGCGGGAGGGGCGTGCGGGGTGGGGCACCTGGTGCGCTGCGTCGCGCTGGCCGAGGAACTGCGCGGCCGGCGGGTCGAGGTGTGCTTCCTCGGCGACCTCGCCGGTTCGGCGTGGGCGCGGGCGCAGCTCCTGGAGCGCAGGCTGCCGCTCATCCCGGCGCCCGAACGGCCCGCGCACCTGGCCGGGCTGGTGCGCGACCTCGGCCTCGACGCCGTCGTCCTCGACTCCTACGAGCTGCCGGCCGGCACGGGCGCGGCGGTGCGCGGGTCGGCCGCGGTGCTGGCCATCGTCGACGGCGACCCGCTGGGCCAGGACGCCGACCTCTACCTCGACCAGAACCTCGGCGCCGAGCTGCGACCGGTGCCGCCGCTCACCCGGCGGCTGGCCGGGTCGCGCTACGTGCTGCTGCGCGACAGCGTCCGCCGCCTGCGCCGCAGGGGCGGCGTGCGGCGGGCCGTGCCGCGGGTGCTGTGCTTCTTCGGCGGCACCGACAGCGCGGGCGTGGCCCCCGCCTGGGCGCGGGCCCTGGCCGACACGGGCCTGCCGTTCCAGGCGACCGTGGTCAGCCCCAAGCCGTTCGCGGCCGAGGGGGCGTTCACCGTCATCCCGCCCACCGACCGGCTGCCCGCGCTGATGGCCGAGGCCGACCTCGTGGTCACCGCGGCCGGCTCGGCCGTGTGGGAGCTGCTCTACCTCGGGGTCCCCACCGCCCTGACGTGGGTGGCCGCCAACCAGCTCATCGGGTACGAGGCGCTGGTGGGGCGGGGCATCGCCGCCGGGGCGGGCCCCGTGGCCGACACGGCCGCCACCAAGGTCCTCGCCCACCTGCTGGCCGATCCGGAGGCGCGTGAGGAGTACGGGCGGCGCGGCGGCGGCCTGGTCGACGGCAAGGGGCGCGAACGCGTCGCCGACACCCTGCTCGCCCTCATCGGCTAG
- a CDS encoding glycosyltransferase family 2 protein, with protein sequence MPILSVIVPFHDVEKYLGACLDSLVAQTLRDLEVICVDDGSRDGGAAVVEARMAADPRVRLVRQDNHGVGPARNTGLRHASGRYLAFVDGDDMVPPRAFHRLVSSLESTGSDLACGNVLRLHRNLLVPSWAHKEAFARPLRRTHITRHPLLVRDRMLWNKVYRRSFWETLGLRFPERMYEDQPVAMAAHVGASSVDVLKGVVYHWRLRDERSSITERRLEPANLRDRLLSVLETSALLAERAPELKPYFDRDTLDIDMAVAVEAVARMGAAADAELLDLVGGYLDGVAPEELLNLPFADRLMVRLLHLRRPAELAAVFDRDRDGRLWPRLGSDGLVRRRWYARHPAMPRPLSEVTGELALNTRLLDIGWRDGLLCGEAWATVGRFAVEGLRRMRARVWLEERGTGDRLTLGDEIVSPAWRSVAREDGGAVPEHGFSFGFALDPAALGPARLAREGRWDLWAELKGSGLRLAARVAGPRWLPPSVPAPVRLAGAEPPFVPAQRRVTDPAALLVPARDGTPDRPAGLPRQGGGGPTRPIRAQGTDPDRAADRRGDAGPPFVPAPRRTSGPGRRDAEQAVAATPGRDTGPGVPEPRQVPGTRALDGPVTLDGPATPEGPVTPKGPATPDGPVTPDGPGSPAGSAPPVVPKPVRRAGVWVVPVRGGRGVWGLRLRRAEAFVSECRLDGDALLVAGELADLGDGDPVLRLVRRTDGEEMYFPLSLTGHRFRARVPLGDVDEPVGRESRWEVVIDQGRPLRPLVRTPARPSVTVAGRRFQVDRSDDGTLMLAER encoded by the coding sequence GTGCCCATCCTGTCGGTGATCGTCCCGTTCCACGACGTCGAGAAGTACCTCGGCGCCTGCCTCGACTCGCTGGTCGCGCAGACCCTGCGCGACCTGGAGGTGATCTGCGTCGACGACGGCAGCCGCGACGGCGGCGCGGCCGTGGTCGAGGCCCGGATGGCGGCCGACCCGCGCGTGCGGCTCGTCCGGCAGGACAACCACGGGGTCGGCCCGGCCCGCAACACCGGCCTGCGGCACGCGAGCGGCCGCTACCTGGCGTTCGTGGACGGCGACGACATGGTGCCGCCGCGGGCGTTCCACCGGCTGGTGTCGTCGCTGGAGTCCACCGGGTCCGACCTGGCGTGCGGCAACGTCCTGCGGCTCCACCGCAACCTGCTCGTCCCGTCCTGGGCGCACAAGGAGGCCTTCGCCCGGCCGCTGCGGCGCACCCACATCACCCGCCACCCGCTGCTGGTCCGCGACCGCATGCTGTGGAACAAGGTCTACCGGCGCTCGTTCTGGGAGACGCTCGGGCTGCGGTTCCCCGAGCGGATGTACGAGGACCAGCCGGTCGCCATGGCCGCCCACGTGGGCGCGTCCTCGGTGGACGTGCTCAAGGGGGTCGTCTACCACTGGAGGCTGCGCGACGAGCGCTCCTCCATCACCGAGCGGCGCCTGGAGCCGGCCAACCTGCGCGACCGCCTGCTGTCGGTGCTGGAGACGTCGGCCCTGCTCGCCGAACGGGCGCCGGAGCTCAAGCCGTACTTCGACCGCGACACGCTCGACATCGACATGGCCGTCGCGGTGGAGGCGGTGGCCCGCATGGGCGCCGCGGCCGACGCCGAGCTGCTCGACCTCGTCGGCGGCTACCTCGACGGCGTCGCGCCCGAGGAACTGCTGAACCTGCCGTTCGCGGACCGGCTCATGGTGCGCCTGCTGCACCTGCGCCGCCCGGCCGAGCTGGCGGCCGTGTTCGACCGGGACCGCGACGGCCGCCTGTGGCCGCGCCTCGGCTCCGACGGTCTCGTGCGCAGACGCTGGTACGCCCGGCATCCGGCCATGCCAAGGCCCCTGTCGGAGGTGACGGGCGAGCTGGCCCTGAACACCCGGCTGCTCGACATCGGCTGGCGCGACGGGCTGCTGTGCGGCGAGGCGTGGGCGACGGTCGGCCGGTTCGCGGTCGAGGGCCTGCGGCGGATGCGTGCCCGCGTCTGGCTGGAGGAACGCGGCACGGGCGACCGGCTGACGCTGGGGGACGAGATCGTCTCGCCCGCGTGGCGCAGTGTCGCCCGGGAGGACGGGGGTGCGGTGCCCGAGCACGGCTTCTCCTTCGGGTTCGCGCTGGACCCGGCCGCACTGGGCCCGGCGCGGCTGGCCCGGGAGGGGCGCTGGGACCTGTGGGCCGAGCTCAAGGGCTCGGGGCTGCGGCTGGCGGCCAGGGTCGCGGGACCGCGCTGGCTCCCGCCCTCGGTGCCGGCGCCGGTCCGCCTGGCGGGCGCCGAGCCGCCGTTCGTCCCCGCGCAGCGCCGCGTCACCGACCCGGCGGCTCTCCTCGTCCCGGCCCGGGACGGCACCCCCGACCGGCCGGCGGGCCTGCCCCGCCAGGGCGGTGGAGGCCCGACCCGTCCGATACGCGCTCAAGGAACCGACCCGGACCGGGCCGCCGATCGGCGGGGGGACGCCGGGCCGCCGTTCGTCCCCGCCCCACGCCGCACGTCCGGGCCGGGGCGGCGCGACGCCGAGCAGGCCGTCGCCGCGACGCCGGGCCGGGACACCGGACCCGGCGTCCCGGAACCGCGCCAGGTGCCCGGCACGCGCGCCCTGGACGGTCCGGTAACCCTGGACGGTCCTGCAACCCCGGAGGGTCCTGTTACTCCGAAGGGTCCTGCAACCCCGGACGGTCCTGTCACCCCGGACGGTCCAGGATCGCCGGCCGGTTCTGCGCCGCCGGTCGTTCCCAAGCCGGTGCGGCGGGCGGGGGTGTGGGTGGTGCCGGTGCGCGGCGGCAGGGGCGTGTGGGGGCTGCGGTTGCGGCGAGCGGAGGCGTTCGTCAGTGAGTGCCGCCTCGACGGTGACGCCCTGCTCGTCGCGGGTGAGCTGGCGGACCTCGGCGACGGCGACCCGGTGCTGCGGCTCGTCCGCCGCACCGACGGCGAGGAGATGTACTTCCCCCTGTCGTTGACCGGCCACCGCTTCCGGGCCCGGGTCCCGCTGGGCGACGTCGACGAGCCCGTCGGCCGGGAATCGCGCTGGGAGGTCGTCATCGACCAGGGCCGCCCGCTCCGCCCGCTGGTACGCACCCCGGCCCGCCCCTCGGTGACCGTCGCGGGCCGGCGCTTCCAGGTGGACCGGAGCGACGACGGCACCCTCATGCTCGCCGAACGCTGA
- a CDS encoding cytidylyltransferase domain-containing protein yields MGASVRIVGIIQARMGSTRLPGKVLRELRGRSVLGWVVRAVRQAEAVDDLVVATTTDAADDPVVAECRRLGVAWHRGPVDDVLTRFVEALEEHPGEAVMRFTADCPLLDPAVIREAALVFRAVPGLDYLSTSLARTLPRGLDVEIVSLPALLRADREATAHHRAHVTSYVYTYPGRSRLLGLAYTPAADELRVTLDTPDDWRLISRVAGEFGDRCVPHATLVSWLRARPEVCLLNAHVQQKALQEA; encoded by the coding sequence ATGGGGGCTTCGGTGCGTATTGTCGGAATCATTCAGGCGCGGATGGGGTCCACGCGCCTGCCGGGCAAGGTCCTGCGCGAGCTGCGCGGCCGGTCGGTGCTGGGCTGGGTGGTGCGCGCCGTACGGCAGGCGGAGGCGGTGGACGACCTGGTGGTGGCGACCACGACCGACGCGGCCGACGACCCGGTGGTGGCCGAGTGCCGCAGGCTGGGCGTGGCCTGGCACCGGGGGCCGGTGGACGACGTGCTCACCAGGTTCGTGGAGGCGCTGGAGGAGCACCCGGGCGAGGCGGTGATGAGGTTCACGGCCGACTGCCCGCTGCTCGACCCGGCGGTGATCCGTGAGGCCGCGCTGGTCTTCCGCGCGGTGCCCGGCCTCGACTACCTGAGCACGAGCCTGGCGCGCACGCTGCCGCGCGGCCTCGACGTCGAGATCGTGAGCCTGCCGGCGCTGCTGCGGGCCGACCGGGAGGCCACGGCCCACCACCGCGCCCACGTCACCTCCTACGTCTACACCTACCCGGGCAGGTCCCGGCTGCTCGGCCTGGCCTACACGCCCGCCGCCGACGAGCTGCGGGTCACGCTCGACACGCCGGACGACTGGCGGCTCATCTCCCGGGTCGCCGGCGAGTTCGGCGACCGGTGCGTGCCGCACGCGACGCTGGTGAGCTGGCTGCGCGCCCGGCCCGAGGTGTGCCTGCTCAACGCGCACGTGCAGCAGAAAGCGCTGCAGGAGGCATGA
- a CDS encoding class I SAM-dependent methyltransferase, which produces MNETPGNVRLIGGEMLLWSDADTAADWRGVGLELAGRLVPVGGRVLLAGPHPAGLVAVALERASHAAVVVRSYPDACALGERHRSLTVHCGRLRALTEEEPYDLVLALDGLGRTHSAEEPAPSWRESFEALARLVAPGGRLVLAVPNDLGIDRFVEARPPEREGSDGHWEPHGFDPTHPGGPAALDAALASAGLVAGGRYAAYPGRDAPRALLEHTLLAEELPEALTVPLAARGGDTMLVADPLRLARLAFRHGLGEHLAPLWVTVATRPAADPAADPAADPLAGLLPAGLVEVGRVVHEVTATTTRRLPDGSPRPIPRGRVLEEVLVEACAREDVRAVRHLLARLADWVEEGGDAPADNLVWDGERFAAVTPLPAPVGPVTTQVVLCRILWRFAVRLLASGHHHPWPWPQSADQLALTLCGMAGRPCGEDELDRARKLDAELGEPAVPSGTAPAYRDLLSTRDRLADQLTAALARVARLETKLTYRERELVRARAKLRRTQRRAAAHRRTLGYRLSRRLARPRKVARRMLRLLSG; this is translated from the coding sequence GTGAACGAGACCCCGGGCAACGTCCGCCTGATCGGTGGCGAGATGCTGCTCTGGTCCGACGCGGACACGGCCGCCGACTGGCGGGGCGTCGGCCTGGAGCTGGCGGGGCGGCTCGTCCCGGTGGGGGGCCGGGTGCTGCTGGCCGGCCCGCACCCGGCCGGGCTCGTCGCCGTCGCCCTGGAACGGGCGTCCCATGCCGCCGTCGTCGTGCGCTCCTACCCGGACGCGTGCGCCCTGGGCGAACGCCACCGCTCGCTGACCGTCCACTGCGGCCGGCTGCGGGCGCTGACCGAGGAGGAGCCGTACGATCTGGTGCTGGCGCTCGACGGCCTGGGACGCACGCACTCCGCCGAGGAGCCGGCGCCGTCGTGGCGGGAGTCGTTCGAGGCGCTGGCCCGGCTGGTCGCGCCCGGCGGGCGGCTCGTCCTCGCGGTGCCCAACGACCTGGGGATCGACCGGTTCGTCGAGGCCAGGCCACCCGAGCGGGAGGGGTCTGACGGCCACTGGGAGCCGCACGGCTTCGACCCCACCCACCCCGGCGGGCCGGCCGCGCTCGACGCGGCGCTGGCGTCGGCGGGCCTGGTGGCCGGCGGGCGTTACGCCGCCTATCCCGGCCGGGACGCGCCCCGCGCGCTGCTGGAACACACGCTGCTCGCGGAGGAACTGCCGGAGGCGCTCACGGTCCCGCTGGCCGCCCGCGGCGGCGACACCATGCTGGTGGCCGACCCGCTCCGGCTCGCCCGGCTGGCCTTCCGGCACGGCCTCGGCGAGCACCTCGCGCCCCTGTGGGTGACGGTGGCGACCCGACCCGCCGCCGATCCCGCCGCCGACCCGGCCGCCGATCCGCTCGCCGGCCTCCTGCCCGCCGGGCTGGTCGAGGTGGGGCGGGTCGTGCACGAGGTCACGGCCACCACCACCAGGCGGCTGCCCGACGGAAGCCCGCGCCCGATCCCGCGCGGGCGGGTCCTGGAGGAGGTGCTGGTCGAGGCGTGCGCCCGGGAGGACGTGCGCGCGGTACGCCACCTGCTCGCCAGGCTCGCCGACTGGGTCGAGGAGGGCGGCGACGCGCCCGCCGACAACCTGGTCTGGGACGGTGAGCGGTTCGCCGCGGTCACCCCGCTCCCCGCGCCGGTCGGCCCGGTGACCACCCAGGTGGTGCTCTGCCGGATCCTGTGGCGGTTCGCCGTACGCCTGCTGGCGAGCGGACACCACCACCCGTGGCCGTGGCCGCAGTCGGCCGACCAGCTCGCGCTGACCCTGTGCGGGATGGCCGGCCGGCCGTGCGGCGAGGACGAGCTCGACCGGGCGCGCAAGCTCGACGCCGAGCTGGGCGAACCGGCCGTGCCGTCGGGGACGGCGCCCGCCTACCGCGACCTGCTGAGCACCCGCGACCGCCTGGCCGACCAGCTCACGGCCGCCCTGGCGCGCGTCGCCCGCCTGGAGACCAAGCTCACCTACCGCGAACGGGAGCTGGTACGGGCCAGGGCCAAGCTGCGCAGGACCCAGCGCCGGGCCGCCGCCCACCGCAGGACCCTCGGCTACCGCCTCTCACGCCGCCTCGCCCGCCCCCGCAAGGTCGCCCGCAGGATGCTGCGCCTGCTGTCCGGCTGA
- a CDS encoding DegT/DnrJ/EryC1/StrS family aminotransferase has product MLPYGKQSISDGDVEAVVEVLRGDWLTTGPAVERFETELARWTGGVPCLAVTSGTAALHVAYVAAGVGPGDEVVTSPLTFVATAATAALRGARVVFADVRPDTGTLCPDAASAAVSGRTRAVTAVDYAGHPADYDELREVCARAGALLIADAAHSIGATYKGLPVGRLADLTTFSFFPTKTVTTAEGGAVAVADPERFRRAARFRNHGLVRDPAGQRDPGHGGWHQEVHEFGLNYRLPDVLCALGASQLRRLGAFRARRAELVARYDALLAGVPGLTLPARRPYVEPSWHLYPIRVRDGRRREVYERMRAAGIGVQVNYIPAYWHPVFEDLGYRRGLCPQAEAYYAEQLSLPLFPDLSSAQQDRVVECLTAVLGS; this is encoded by the coding sequence ATGCTGCCCTACGGAAAGCAGTCGATCAGTGACGGCGACGTCGAGGCGGTCGTCGAGGTGCTGCGCGGCGACTGGCTGACCACGGGGCCCGCGGTGGAGCGGTTCGAGACGGAGCTGGCGCGCTGGACCGGGGGCGTTCCCTGCCTGGCCGTCACCTCCGGCACCGCGGCCCTGCACGTCGCCTACGTGGCCGCCGGGGTGGGGCCCGGTGACGAGGTGGTCACCTCACCGCTGACGTTCGTGGCGACGGCGGCGACGGCCGCGCTGCGCGGAGCGCGGGTGGTGTTCGCCGACGTCCGGCCCGACACCGGCACGCTCTGCCCCGACGCCGCCTCGGCCGCCGTCTCCGGGCGCACCCGGGCCGTCACCGCCGTCGACTACGCCGGACATCCCGCCGACTACGACGAGCTGCGCGAGGTGTGCGCGCGGGCCGGGGCCCTGCTCATCGCCGACGCCGCCCACTCCATCGGCGCCACGTACAAGGGCCTGCCGGTGGGGCGGCTCGCCGACCTGACGACGTTCTCGTTCTTCCCCACCAAGACGGTCACCACGGCGGAGGGCGGGGCGGTGGCCGTGGCCGACCCCGAACGGTTCCGGCGGGCCGCCCGGTTCCGCAACCACGGGCTGGTACGCGACCCGGCCGGGCAGCGCGACCCCGGCCACGGCGGCTGGCACCAGGAGGTGCACGAGTTCGGGCTCAACTACCGGCTCCCCGACGTGCTGTGCGCCCTCGGCGCCAGCCAGTTGCGCCGGCTGGGCGCGTTCCGGGCCCGGCGGGCCGAGCTGGTCGCCCGCTACGACGCGCTGCTCGCCGGGGTGCCCGGCCTGACGCTGCCGGCGCGGCGGCCGTACGTGGAGCCGAGCTGGCATCTCTACCCCATCCGGGTGCGTGACGGACGGCGGCGCGAGGTGTACGAGCGGATGCGGGCAGCCGGGATCGGGGTGCAGGTCAACTACATTCCGGCCTACTGGCACCCGGTGTTCGAGGACCTGGGCTACCGGCGCGGCCTCTGCCCGCAGGCGGAGGCCTACTACGCCGAGCAGTTGTCGCTGCCGCTCTTCCCCGACCTGTCGTCCGCCCAGCAGGACCGGGTCGTGGAGTGCCTGACGGCCGTCCTGGGCTCCTGA
- the pseB gene encoding UDP-N-acetylglucosamine 4,6-dehydratase (inverting), with protein sequence MSILSGSSILITGGTGSFGKAFIGHALDALDVRRLVVFSRDELKQYEVRQQFGDDKRLRWFIGDVRDRDRLARAMHGVDHVVHAAALKQVDTAEYNPFEYVRTNVAGSQNVVEAAIDAGVHKVVALSTDKASSPINLYGATKLVADKLFVSANHYAASHVTRFSVVRYGNVVGSRGSVVPFFQRLAREGATLPITDKRMTRFWITLDQAVRFVVDSFDLMRGGELYVPRIPSMRITDLAEALAPRNPVYEVGIRPGEKLHEEMIAPDDGRRTLLLADRYIVLPTIATWGYVPPQGGQMLPEGFAYRSDTNDRWLSVEHLREMVAVGV encoded by the coding sequence GTGAGCATTCTCAGCGGATCGTCAATACTGATCACCGGAGGCACGGGGTCCTTCGGCAAGGCCTTCATCGGCCACGCGCTCGACGCGCTCGACGTGCGGCGCCTGGTCGTCTTCTCCCGCGACGAGCTCAAGCAGTACGAGGTCCGCCAGCAGTTCGGCGACGACAAGCGGCTGCGCTGGTTCATCGGCGACGTGCGCGACCGCGACCGGCTCGCCAGGGCCATGCACGGGGTCGACCACGTGGTGCACGCGGCGGCGCTCAAGCAGGTCGACACCGCCGAGTACAACCCGTTCGAGTACGTCCGCACCAACGTCGCCGGCTCGCAGAACGTCGTCGAGGCCGCCATCGACGCCGGCGTGCACAAGGTCGTCGCGCTGTCCACCGACAAGGCGTCCAGCCCGATCAACCTCTACGGCGCGACGAAACTGGTCGCCGACAAGCTCTTCGTGTCGGCCAACCACTACGCCGCCAGCCATGTCACCCGCTTCTCCGTCGTCCGCTACGGCAACGTGGTCGGCAGCAGGGGCTCCGTGGTGCCGTTCTTCCAGCGGCTCGCCCGCGAGGGCGCCACGCTGCCGATCACCGACAAGCGGATGACCCGCTTCTGGATCACGCTCGACCAGGCGGTCCGCTTCGTCGTCGACTCCTTCGACCTCATGCGCGGCGGCGAGCTGTACGTGCCGCGCATCCCCAGCATGCGCATCACCGACCTGGCCGAGGCGCTGGCACCCCGCAACCCGGTCTACGAGGTGGGCATCCGGCCGGGCGAGAAGCTCCACGAGGAGATGATCGCCCCGGACGACGGCCGCCGCACGCTGCTCCTGGCCGACCGCTACATCGTGCTGCCGACGATCGCGACCTGGGGCTACGTGCCGCCGCAGGGCGGCCAGATGCTGCCGGAGGGCTTCGCCTACCGCTCCGACACCAACGACCGGTGGCTGTCGGTAGAGCACCTGCGCGAGATGGTGGCGGTCGGCGTCTGA
- a CDS encoding GNAT family N-acetyltransferase, with the protein MLRPAHDDDLPALLRWRNHPRVRAASFTTHVIGEAEHARWWAAVRRDPARRVLVYEHDGSGAGVVAFSGLAPGATTGEWGFYLDLDGLERTGAALAAWAGLERAAIGHAFGPLGLTTLRGQVLAGNEPVRRLHRRFGFTEVGVHRREVDGTPVDVVTVELTRRDHT; encoded by the coding sequence GTGCTGAGGCCGGCCCACGACGACGACCTGCCCGCGCTCCTGCGCTGGCGCAACCACCCGCGGGTGCGCGCGGCCAGCTTCACCACCCACGTGATCGGCGAGGCCGAGCACGCCCGCTGGTGGGCCGCCGTGCGCCGGGACCCGGCCCGGCGCGTGCTCGTCTACGAGCACGACGGATCCGGCGCGGGCGTGGTCGCCTTCTCCGGCCTGGCGCCCGGCGCCACGACCGGCGAGTGGGGCTTCTACCTCGACCTCGACGGGCTGGAGCGGACGGGCGCGGCGCTCGCGGCGTGGGCGGGGCTGGAACGCGCCGCGATCGGCCACGCCTTCGGGCCGCTCGGCCTCACCACGCTGCGGGGCCAGGTGCTCGCGGGCAACGAGCCGGTCCGGCGGCTGCACCGCCGCTTCGGGTTCACCGAGGTCGGCGTGCACCGGCGCGAGGTGGACGGGACGCCCGTGGACGTCGTCACCGTCGAGCTCACCAGGAGGGACCACACATGA